A genomic stretch from Calonectris borealis chromosome 6, bCalBor7.hap1.2, whole genome shotgun sequence includes:
- the MRAS gene encoding ras-related protein M-Ras, which yields MATSAVPSENLPTYKLVVVGDGGVGKSALTIQFFQKIFVPDYDPTIEDSYLKHTEIDGQWAILDVLDTAGQEEFSAMREQYMRTGDGFLIVYSVTDKASFEHVDRFHQLILRVKDRESFPMILVANKVDLMHLRKITREQGREMATKHNIPYIETSAKDPPLNVDKAFHDLVRVIRQQIPEKSQKKKKKTKWRGDRATGSHKLQCVIL from the exons ATGGCTACAAGTGCCGTTCCCAGCGAAAACCTCCCCACGTACAAGCTGGTGGTGGTTGGAGACGGTGGCGTGGGGAAGAGCGCTCTCACCATTCAGTTTTTCCAGAAGATTTTTGTGCCGGACTATGACCCAACTATTGAAGACTCCTACCTGAAGCACACGGAAATAGATGGGCAATGGGCAATTCTTGACG TTCTGGATACTGCAGGCCAAGAGGAGTTCAGCGCAATGCGGGAGCAGTACATGAGGACCGGAGATGGTTTCCTTATAGTCTACTCAGTGACGGACAAGGCTAGCTTCGAGCACGTGGACCGGTTCCACCAGCTGATCCTCAGAGTCAAGGACAG AGAGTCCTTTCCAATGATTTTGGTGGCGAACAAAGTTGACCTAATGCATTTACGGAAAATTacaagagaacagggaagagaaatGGCAACAAAACATAAT ATTCCCTATATAGAAACTAGCGCCAAGGACCCACCTCTAAACGTTGACAAGGCCTTCCATGATCTCGTGAGGGTAATAAG GCAACAGATCCCAGAGAAAagccagaagaagaagaagaagaccAAATGGCGAGGGGACAGAGCCACGGGCTCCCACAAACTCCAGTGCGTGATTTTGTGA